DNA sequence from the Chloroherpetonaceae bacterium genome:
GCCGTCGTAGGCGTAGTTATTGGAAAGTTGTCCGGTTCGCACGCCTTCGTTGCTATTGCTGCCTGTGGCGGCATCGGTAATGTGCGTGAGTTGGTTTCGGCCATTTACATAGTTATAGGTGAGGTTATCGATAAGCGATGTGCTCACATTTCGGCGTGTTACACTGATAAAGCTGCCGTTGCGGTCGTAGTTGAAGGTTACTCTTTATAAAATTTGTGATAATCAAAAATTATTTATTACCTTATTTAGTAATCATGTTCCTAAATCAGTCAGCAACTTTTGATTTATCTATTATGAAAACTCTGAAGATTCAAACAGATAGTGATCAAGCTATTTCAATTATTGAAAATTTGGAATCTCTTCACCTGATTAAAATTTTGAAATCTCATGATTCAAATAAAATAGTTGGAGATATTTCAACACTAGTAGGTTCGATGAAAAAACAAACCGGCAAAGAAATTGAAGAAATAAGCAAGTCACTTAGAAATGAATGGGAATAAATTGCTTTGGGATACAAATTCCGTAATTTATTATTTACAAGCTACTCTCCCAAAATCAAGTTCTGATTCATTAATTGAGTTTTCGAGATCAAATCCACCGATTATCTCGTTCATTACTGAAATTGAACTTTTATGTTGGAAAGGCGCTACGGAAAACGATATAGTTATGATAACGCGATTTATCTCAGCATCAAAAGTAATCGGAATTGATGATCAAATACTCAAGAAAACTATCTCAACTCGAAAAAACTATAACTTGAAATTAGGGGATTCAATTATCGC
Encoded proteins:
- a CDS encoding type II toxin-antitoxin system VapC family toxin encodes the protein MNGNKLLWDTNSVIYYLQATLPKSSSDSLIEFSRSNPPIISFITEIELLCWKGATENDIVMITRFISASKVIGIDDQILKKTISTRKNYNLKLGDSIIAATALELNLNLLTRDIKDFRKVPELSIIDPFEIKS